The nucleotide window GCCAGGCGCGTGGCGGCATGACGATCTTCTTCTCCGTGGGCGAGCCGAGCGGCGACCTGCACGGCGCCAACCTGATTCACGCGATTCGCGCCCAGTGCCCCACCGCGCGATTCGTCGGCTTTGGCGGGCCGCGAATGGCCGCCGCCGGTTGCGAACTGCACTTTGAACTCACCTCGCTGGCCGTGATGTGGGTTTTGCGCGTGCTGGTCAATCTGCATCGCTTTTTGCACCTCTGTGCGCGGGCCGATCATTACTTCCGCCATCATCGTCCCGACGCGGTGGTGTTGATCGACTACCCGGGCTTTAACTGGTGGATTGCCTGGCGGGCAAAACTGCTGGGTATTCCGGTGTTCTATTACGCCCCGCCGCAAATCTGGGCCTGGGCCAGTTGGCGCGTAAAAAAAATGCGCCGCTACGTCGATCACGTCCTGTGCAGCTTGCCGTTCGAGGAAGCCTGGTTCAAGCAACGCGGTTGCAATGCCACATTTGTCGGACACCCTTACTTCGACGAGGTCCGCGGCCACGCGCTCGACGCCGGCTTTATCAGCCAACTGCGGCTAGATCCGCGCCCGCTGGTCACGCTGCTGCCCGGCTCGCGCACGCAAGAGGTCGAACAGAACCTGCGCTGGTTTCTGAAAGCCGCCAGTACCGTGCTTGAACAAGTGCCCAACGCACGCTTCGCGGTCGCCGCCTTCAAGGCCAGCCAGGCCCAGTTCGCCACCCGGCTGATCACGGCGGCCGGCTTGCCGATCGAAGTCTACGTGCGCCGCACGCCCGAACTGATCGCGGCTGCGCATTGCTGTCTGGCCGTCTCG belongs to Planctomycetota bacterium and includes:
- the lpxB gene encoding lipid-A-disaccharide synthase, encoding MTIFFSVGEPSGDLHGANLIHAIRAQCPTARFVGFGGPRMAAAGCELHFELTSLAVMWVLRVLVNLHRFLHLCARADHYFRHHRPDAVVLIDYPGFNWWIAWRAKLLGIPVFYYAPPQIWAWASWRVKKMRRYVDHVLCSLPFEEAWFKQRGCNATFVGHPYFDEVRGHALDAGFISQLRLDPRPLVTLLPGSRTQEVEQNLRWFLKAASTVLEQVPNARFAVAAFKASQAQFATRLITAAGLPIEVYVRRTPELIAAAHCCLAVSGSVSLELLYHRRPTVILYWVPRWAYRVQSWFRKVRYITLVNLLTARELFPGRLEAYDPDAPGAEQVPFPEYLTWQDRSADIARRLVGWLTDEAKHQQSVAQLTELRQQVAHGGASRRAAEYLLGVLAARRTGVPRPHFRRGMRVASSALADRAA